The following coding sequences are from one Virgibacillus necropolis window:
- a CDS encoding S8 family serine peptidase, with the protein MRKKKQRQVRAFSIAASLLMSFSLIAPGIASAETNDKLHRSVNDTQAVTKVKVSDRLLEKFEKDDKVTFLIKFKEKADTKKIAKEAKASAKSANLTAQKLELIQRSAVVSELKATSLVSQQGVKQYLEQEAKKGNVKDIRSYYIVNGMAVTATKEIAQKVASFAEVEKILPNETRQLFTTKTKDAKTPKSEVANVEWNVNRVGAPQVWEMGFDGTGTVVASIDTGVQWDHPALKEKYRGYDAATGEVNHDFNWFDATAGESEPYDDQGHGTHTIGTMVGSEPDGSNQIGVAPGAKFIAVKAFTADGGTDVDLLAAAEWILAPTDAEGNARVDLAPDVVNNSWGGGPGLDEWYRDVVINWRAADIFPEFSAGNTTLFNPGGPGSVATPANYPESFATGATDINDVVAGFSLRGPSPYDEVKPDISAPGVNIRSSVPGSGYEGGWNGTSMAGPAVAGVAALLRQVDASLTVDEMEEILLNSATPLTDEEYPESPNNGYGYGLVNGYAAVSSIISGLGTIEGQVTKQGEDTEAPTFEHTAPTETYAGMDLDLTIQVNDDISVSSVELKYQDASGEWQVVEAARTSGDFKAGEYLATIPGNQIDGDSLTYKWTINDFGNNEVNSEAYIVSVLQGIAPGYSADFETTPVGWTSFGENNSWEWGAPTSGPGNASSGEKVYATGLDSDYESDTNATLVMPPIDLPEGNAYLQFNQWYELENNYDYGHVFVSTDQEEWTQVMEMNGTTSDWELAEVDLSEYSGQRIYVGFNVTTDGSVTREGLYIDDVALSDTSINSKTAIKKKKGNNGKKKGQSKRNNDLGIIKSNEKAGLKEKVDPDKIQPNLPVKENPPVEEDTINPTLLPIGAQVSVLESGRSVNTNPEDGTYSLTHAAGEFTVQASSYGFESEQQSVTVERDGVAQANFTLDEIPQATVSGTITDEATGTPIVGATLLLVEDANIAPVETDEDGNYSIIAYEGTYTLKVLARDYKSKEVEVTIEEDQEVNIALEPLYTYPGGEIGYDDGTAENARAFYDAGNGWAVKMSLPEGKESALVTDGVFKFWNEDFPDPGGTAFAVEVWDASGPDGQPGKKIAGPIDGEAIRDETEWTVIDLAEHNIMVEGDFYMVYIQTDPNPVTPALATDESSPNAERSYQYVGGAWSQSPTAEGNYMIRARVSYEVDAPVITSPAEDKITNEPNITVEGTASPTTTVQLVNNGEEVGTADVGDDGNFAIPTELTEGENEFKAVSLLNGAQTGESAPVTVTLDTQAPELTIDSPQDGDKTNRETVTVEGAVSDANLDFVEVNGQQASVTDGSYSKRILLENGENEIQVVAQDLAGNSETQSVTIEVKYNAPEIENLTPTEDKSLQAGESVRIEFDSEPGLEATFFIHMPLTNASAKVANATELPMMETSDGHYVGYWTATSNVKADGAVIEVKVVDNFENETRKTAEGKLFINLDED; encoded by the coding sequence TTGAGAAAAAAGAAACAACGTCAGGTTAGAGCCTTTAGTATTGCAGCATCATTACTGATGTCATTTTCGTTAATAGCACCAGGAATTGCAAGTGCTGAAACAAATGATAAATTGCACCGATCAGTAAATGATACCCAGGCTGTCACAAAAGTTAAGGTGAGCGATCGTTTGTTAGAAAAGTTTGAAAAGGATGATAAAGTAACATTCCTAATCAAATTTAAAGAAAAAGCAGACACCAAAAAAATTGCGAAAGAAGCAAAAGCAAGTGCTAAGTCAGCTAATCTAACTGCACAAAAGCTTGAGCTCATCCAACGTTCAGCTGTTGTCTCTGAATTAAAGGCGACATCTCTTGTTTCACAACAAGGTGTAAAACAATATCTTGAGCAAGAGGCTAAAAAAGGTAATGTAAAAGATATAAGGTCGTATTATATTGTGAATGGGATGGCTGTTACAGCGACGAAAGAGATCGCTCAAAAAGTCGCATCATTTGCTGAAGTGGAAAAGATTTTGCCAAACGAAACACGTCAATTATTTACAACAAAAACAAAAGACGCAAAAACACCTAAGTCGGAAGTGGCTAACGTTGAGTGGAACGTTAACCGTGTAGGAGCACCCCAAGTATGGGAAATGGGGTTTGATGGTACAGGCACAGTTGTAGCTAGTATTGACACAGGTGTTCAGTGGGATCATCCTGCTTTAAAAGAAAAATACCGTGGATATGATGCAGCAACTGGTGAGGTTAATCATGATTTCAACTGGTTTGATGCTACTGCAGGTGAATCAGAACCATATGACGATCAAGGACATGGAACACACACAATTGGAACAATGGTTGGTTCAGAGCCAGATGGATCTAATCAAATTGGAGTAGCGCCGGGAGCTAAATTTATAGCTGTAAAAGCATTTACAGCGGATGGTGGAACAGATGTTGATCTATTGGCTGCTGCTGAATGGATTTTAGCACCAACAGATGCAGAAGGTAATGCTCGGGTAGACTTGGCGCCTGATGTTGTTAATAACTCATGGGGTGGTGGTCCAGGGCTTGATGAGTGGTACCGAGATGTTGTAATAAACTGGAGAGCTGCTGACATTTTCCCTGAGTTCTCAGCTGGAAATACAACATTGTTTAATCCGGGTGGACCGGGATCAGTTGCTACACCAGCAAACTATCCAGAGTCTTTTGCAACTGGAGCCACAGATATAAATGACGTAGTTGCAGGTTTTTCACTACGTGGACCTTCGCCATATGATGAGGTTAAACCTGATATATCTGCACCTGGGGTGAATATTCGTTCATCTGTACCAGGAAGCGGATATGAAGGTGGCTGGAATGGAACGTCGATGGCAGGACCAGCCGTAGCAGGAGTGGCGGCACTGTTGCGTCAAGTGGATGCTAGTTTAACAGTTGATGAAATGGAAGAAATATTACTAAATTCTGCAACACCATTGACAGATGAAGAGTATCCAGAGTCTCCTAATAATGGGTACGGTTATGGATTAGTTAATGGATATGCGGCTGTTTCTTCAATTATAAGTGGCCTTGGAACTATAGAAGGGCAAGTGACTAAACAAGGAGAAGATACTGAAGCTCCGACATTTGAACATACTGCACCAACTGAAACGTATGCTGGAATGGATTTAGATTTAACTATACAAGTTAATGATGATATTAGTGTTTCATCGGTTGAATTAAAGTATCAAGATGCGAGTGGAGAGTGGCAAGTAGTTGAAGCTGCTCGTACATCGGGTGACTTTAAAGCTGGTGAATATCTAGCAACTATTCCTGGAAATCAAATTGATGGTGATTCCCTCACTTATAAGTGGACAATCAATGATTTCGGAAATAATGAAGTGAATAGTGAAGCGTATATTGTATCCGTTTTACAAGGTATTGCACCAGGTTATTCAGCAGACTTTGAAACTACCCCTGTTGGCTGGACTTCATTCGGAGAGAATAATAGTTGGGAGTGGGGAGCGCCAACGTCAGGACCAGGAAATGCGTCATCAGGCGAGAAAGTTTATGCAACTGGGCTTGATAGCGATTATGAAAGTGATACAAATGCTACACTTGTAATGCCACCAATTGATCTGCCAGAAGGAAATGCTTATCTACAATTCAATCAATGGTATGAGTTAGAAAACAATTATGATTACGGTCATGTTTTTGTTTCTACAGATCAAGAGGAATGGACCCAGGTCATGGAAATGAATGGTACAACGAGTGATTGGGAACTTGCTGAAGTTGATCTTTCAGAGTACAGTGGCCAGCGAATTTATGTTGGTTTCAATGTAACAACTGATGGAAGTGTTACGAGGGAAGGGCTTTACATTGATGATGTAGCGTTATCTGATACGTCAATAAACAGCAAGACAGCAATCAAGAAAAAGAAAGGCAATAACGGTAAAAAGAAAGGTCAGAGTAAGAGAAACAATGATCTTGGAATAATCAAAAGCAATGAAAAAGCTGGATTAAAAGAAAAGGTAGATCCGGATAAAATTCAACCGAACCTACCTGTAAAAGAAAATCCTCCCGTCGAAGAGGACACCATTAATCCTACACTTTTACCAATTGGTGCGCAAGTAAGTGTATTGGAAAGTGGACGATCCGTAAACACAAATCCAGAAGATGGGACCTATTCATTAACCCATGCTGCGGGCGAGTTTACCGTACAAGCATCATCATATGGATTTGAATCAGAACAACAATCTGTAACAGTCGAAAGAGATGGAGTTGCTCAAGCCAACTTCACATTGGACGAAATTCCACAAGCAACCGTTAGTGGAACAATTACTGACGAAGCAACAGGAACACCAATTGTAGGAGCAACACTATTACTTGTCGAAGACGCTAATATTGCACCTGTTGAAACAGATGAGGATGGAAACTATTCCATCATCGCATACGAAGGTACCTACACACTTAAAGTACTTGCACGAGATTATAAGAGCAAAGAAGTTGAAGTAACGATTGAAGAAGATCAAGAAGTTAATATCGCGCTTGAACCATTGTACACCTATCCTGGCGGTGAAATAGGATATGACGATGGAACAGCCGAAAATGCTCGGGCATTTTATGATGCAGGTAACGGCTGGGCTGTAAAAATGTCCTTACCAGAAGGCAAAGAATCGGCACTCGTCACAGATGGCGTATTTAAATTTTGGAATGAGGATTTTCCAGATCCAGGTGGAACAGCATTTGCAGTGGAAGTATGGGATGCTTCAGGCCCAGATGGACAACCTGGTAAGAAAATAGCTGGTCCAATAGACGGCGAAGCTATCCGTGATGAAACGGAGTGGACAGTTATTGATTTGGCAGAGCACAACATCATGGTTGAAGGAGACTTCTATATGGTGTATATCCAAACAGATCCGAATCCTGTTACTCCTGCTTTAGCAACGGATGAGAGTAGTCCAAATGCTGAACGTAGTTATCAATATGTTGGCGGGGCATGGTCACAATCACCCACTGCTGAAGGCAACTATATGATTCGTGCTCGTGTTAGTTATGAAGTAGATGCACCTGTCATCACTTCACCAGCTGAGGATAAAATAACAAATGAACCAAATATTACAGTTGAAGGTACTGCTTCACCTACAACTACTGTTCAATTAGTAAATAATGGTGAAGAAGTTGGAACTGCTGATGTTGGTGATGATGGCAACTTTGCTATTCCAACTGAGTTAACTGAAGGTGAAAATGAATTTAAAGCAGTATCATTGCTTAATGGAGCGCAAACTGGTGAATCTGCACCAGTAACAGTAACATTAGACACACAAGCACCTGAACTTACGATTGATAGTCCTCAAGATGGGGATAAAACAAATCGTGAAACAGTGACTGTTGAAGGTGCAGTTTCAGATGCTAATCTTGATTTTGTAGAAGTAAATGGTCAGCAGGCAAGTGTTACGGATGGAAGTTATTCCAAACGAATCCTGCTTGAAAATGGGGAAAATGAAATCCAAGTTGTTGCTCAGGATCTAGCAGGAAATTCAGAGACCCAAAGTGTAACGATTGAGGTAAAATACAACGCACCAGAAATCGAGAATCTAACACCTACCGAAGATAAAAGTCTTCAGGCTGGAGAAAGTGTGAGAATCGAGTTTGATAGTGAGCCAGGATTAGAGGCAACCTTTTTTATCCATATGCCACTGACAAATGCTAGCGCTAAAGTTGCTAATGCTACAGAATTACCGATGATGGAAACATCTGACGGACATTATGTAGGGTATTGGACAGCTACTAGCAATGTCAAAGCAGATGGAGCTGTTATTGAAGTAAAAGTTGTTGATAATTTTGAAAACGAAACACGAAAAACAGCTGAAGGGAAACTATTTATAAATCTTGACGAAGACTAA
- a CDS encoding ECF transporter S component, with the protein MQKSSRLLKLIILALFGTISLLLFFLNFPLPFLPPYLKIDFSEVPALIAALIFSPLAGVLVEAIKNMLYLIVSGAGDPIGVTSNFLAGVMFIVPVSMLYHKYKGMKSIVSGLVTGTIIMAIGMSVLNYLVILPLYALFMGWGDMTESAKWIAVIGGILPFNIIKGIVVGMLFVPLFIKMRRWIEQKRANLA; encoded by the coding sequence ATGCAAAAATCATCACGTTTATTAAAGTTAATTATTTTAGCACTGTTCGGAACTATTTCATTGTTATTATTTTTCTTGAACTTCCCGTTACCATTTTTACCACCGTACTTAAAAATTGATTTTAGTGAGGTACCAGCACTTATCGCCGCTTTAATTTTTTCACCACTTGCTGGAGTATTGGTAGAAGCAATAAAAAATATGCTTTACCTAATTGTATCTGGAGCAGGTGATCCTATTGGCGTAACGTCAAATTTCCTTGCGGGTGTTATGTTTATCGTACCAGTTTCTATGCTTTACCATAAGTATAAAGGTATGAAAAGTATTGTATCAGGATTAGTAACAGGAACCATCATTATGGCGATTGGTATGAGTGTATTAAATTATTTGGTCATTTTACCTTTGTATGCTTTGTTTATGGGATGGGGAGATATGACGGAAAGTGCGAAATGGATTGCCGTAATTGGAGGCATATTACCATTTAATATAATTAAAGGAATTGTTGTAGGAATGTTATTTGTTCCGTTATTTATAAAAATGCGTAGATGGATTGAACAAAAAAGAGCGAATTTGGCATGA
- a CDS encoding TraR/DksA C4-type zinc finger protein, with product MLGDKKLEHFKKKLLEMKNDVEKQLDKDKQEGPNESARELADYDNHPADMGTEQFEQERDAGLKQVKEDRLQDINDALERIEKGTYGKSVVSGKPIPEERLEVEPTAKILVEEA from the coding sequence ATGCTAGGTGACAAGAAGCTAGAACATTTCAAGAAAAAATTACTCGAAATGAAAAATGATGTTGAAAAACAATTGGACAAAGATAAGCAAGAAGGTCCAAATGAATCAGCAAGGGAACTTGCTGATTATGATAACCATCCAGCAGATATGGGTACAGAGCAATTTGAGCAGGAACGTGACGCTGGATTAAAACAAGTTAAGGAAGATCGCCTACAAGACATAAACGATGCATTAGAGCGAATAGAAAAAGGTACGTATGGTAAAAGTGTCGTGTCTGGGAAGCCAATTCCAGAAGAACGGTTAGAAGTAGAGCCGACAGCGAAAATATTAGTAGAAGAAGCTTAA
- a CDS encoding hotdog fold thioesterase — MEYTNTLIGNLGIEVKALDKNLVIMTMPVDHRTKQPAGFLHGGASVALAETAASVGASLNVDLESFNVFGIEINANHIKSKRSGIVTAKGTPVHLGKTTMVWEIKIEDENEKLICLSRCTIGVVPK; from the coding sequence GTGGAATATACAAATACGTTAATTGGAAACTTAGGAATTGAAGTAAAAGCATTAGATAAAAACCTAGTTATCATGACAATGCCAGTAGATCATCGCACAAAACAACCAGCGGGTTTTTTACATGGTGGTGCAAGTGTCGCGCTTGCTGAGACTGCCGCTAGTGTTGGAGCCTCTTTGAACGTAGATCTTGAATCGTTCAATGTTTTTGGTATTGAGATAAACGCCAATCACATTAAAAGTAAGCGAAGCGGTATCGTTACAGCAAAAGGAACACCTGTACACCTTGGCAAGACAACCATGGTTTGGGAAATTAAAATTGAAGATGAAAATGAAAAACTCATTTGTTTATCAAGGTGCACCATAGGAGTAGTACCTAAATAA